TTAAGCTACAAGGGTTTTAGCTTTTAAGCATTCAAAGCTGTCACTCTATTGAATGAAACTGTTCCCTTTCTTGATATGTTTCTACAAAATTTCATTGAATGAAAAGCTAAAAGTTTTCAGATCATGTCTTAGGTTTTTAGTTATGATGATGCATGTTGTTACATCtatattgacattttttttttttttttttttaaatgcgtGTGTTTAGAAGAGGCTCAGAAAGTGTGTGCCAGAGAACAGTTGTATAAGCTATGCGGTGTGAGGCATTGGAAAGCACCATTGTATACGTTCTTCAGCCAAGACGGCCCTGACAATACGAAACTGTAAGTGTGGGTTTGGTTTCTGCactctctctctgtcttttacattttttcttcttttcaaattaaaatcttCTAACATGTtagctttgttttgttttgttttggttcagATTTAAAGTCGAAGTCAGTGTTGAAATCAAGGAAGTTTCAGGGATAACGGTACTGGAGTGTTTAGGGGATCCACACAACAAGAAGAAGATCGCAGCTGAGCAGGCAGCAGAAGTAGCCCTTTGGTTTCTCAAGAATGTGGGTCATACCCTTTAGACTGACAAAGCTTGTGGTCGTGAGAGGGCGGACAAGGCAACAGGAGAAGCGTGCAATGATGATCTTTGCCATTTAGAATCTGTTAACATGACTACGTAGTCTTCTAGTTTTGTTCATGTTAATTGGCCCTCAGCTGATTAGCATTTGATAGAAGAAGCTCTACCTAGGTAGGGAGCTCAAAAGGTAAACATAGCTCACCTCGAGACTATTCTGATATCTATCAAAGTTTGTGTACAAGGATCATCTTTTCTGTTACATTAGTAGGGAGTAAACTTTAAAAGTATGGTTATCATTTCGATCTCTTTTGTTTCTCACCACAACTGTCACTCAAAGAGTGGACTCAGATGAAATGATATTTgtcaaagatatatatatatagtagataAATAAAGGACTTGTATTGACTGAAAACTGCTCCTTTACCATCTATTGCATGACTAGTATAGTCTCAAGGCAAGGGTGGAGATTTAAGAGAGAGAGCAAATAGTATCGCCTATTCTGTGGCATGCATTTGTAAGAAAAGTTTTTGCTCTCTTGTGCATCATCACTAATCATCCAGAGATGATGAGCACAAACCCTTCTCCCCCAATTCAACCAACAATAGACCTATTGATCCTGTTGACTGTATAAATCACTTGTGATTGAGTGGGAAGATATGGTATTGTGTGTTTTAAACAGTGGTTAATGAAAGAGCATTTGAAATGTTCAAGTAGATAAGGGTTGAACATCT
This region of Brassica napus cultivar Da-Ae chromosome C5, Da-Ae, whole genome shotgun sequence genomic DNA includes:
- the LOC106391158 gene encoding ribonuclease 3-like protein 1 isoform X2, coding for MYLPPEDPSSPVPNASSISMTPKPRMVIQRCENGFKMRKLNDDVEEDNDSSKMESNIRHVEAENKLPVVSEPEAAAALVPHATKPDTTEEEAQKVCAREQLYKLCGVRHWKAPLYTFFSQDGPDNTKLFKVEVSVEIKEVSGITVLECLGDPHNKKKIAAEQAAEVALWFLKNVGHTL
- the LOC106391158 gene encoding ribonuclease 3-like protein 1 isoform X1; translated protein: MYLPPEDPSSPVPNASSISMQTPKPRMVIQRCENGFKMRKLNDDVEEDNDSSKMESNIRHVEAENKLPVVSEPEAAAALVPHATKPDTTEEEAQKVCAREQLYKLCGVRHWKAPLYTFFSQDGPDNTKLFKVEVSVEIKEVSGITVLECLGDPHNKKKIAAEQAAEVALWFLKNVGHTL
- the LOC106391158 gene encoding ribonuclease 3-like protein 1 isoform X4 is translated as MYLPPEDPSSPVPNASSISMTPKPRMVIQRCENGFKMRKLNDDVEEDNDSSKMESNIRHVEAENKLPVVSEPEAAAALVPHATKPDTTEEAQKVCAREQLYKLCGVRHWKAPLYTFFSQDGPDNTKLFKVEVSVEIKEVSGITVLECLGDPHNKKKIAAEQAAEVALWFLKNVGHTL